A region of the Cannabis sativa cultivar Pink pepper isolate KNU-18-1 chromosome 3, ASM2916894v1, whole genome shotgun sequence genome:
ttaattttaaatttaaataaaatattcaaatttaagttagatatgaaaaatcagttaaaataagtaatttataacttaaataggaatatttaattaaataagttccagaaagaatctagttagttaaaattctttatttaattaaatacaagaaaaatacaaatattttgtctagaaaaaatatctaaaactaaaagtgtttttcttaaaattaactttaaaatattaaaatgaaaataattttcatatattttaaaagttaattatgttgctaattcaatttcattaggttaaactaatttaattaacctagcacagttattcaaatcaggcaaatgggccttcacaatcggggtagttcatgtgagggggagctgggttcagtatgtcgtacccacttctatggctcccaactctcacacaaggcccaaaagagaggaatttaaccttaaaataaataactgttattaattgaataggtccaaaaactaattggacctaaataaaatctatcaaggtgtgacattttatttagcaacaacctatatgaatctatataataaaataaacatataggctcacacaggcacacatttggatggatcctatcttgttgctaggtcatacacagatgaaagaagattgtaaattttacctgttacaaattatttacttgaccaagggagccatgagttaaaatcagatcattgaatctgtcaacaagttaaccatggctatttgcaatcaagtaataataggttttaaaaacttacaaacaagctaaaacacatactcctgcaacaaggttagctggatagttggatgtaggatttatttaattttaaataaatgaatttcggaaattaaataattaaataataaatataaatatatatatttattttcgaaattaaaaaaaataaaaaaataatatatatatatatatttcgaaatttaattaattaaatatttcaaattaaacctacaattttgaaaaattaggtttcaactaacctaaatatcatttcaaaatttgctaactacttttaaaaaatttaatgttattttataaataaaaaattaaataaaaaattaaaaaaaataaataaatatctttttcagattttatgatttaatttaaataaataaaataataaaatttaaaagttagcaaaatatcttacatctatttaacatatcatgattatagttatcttattttaaatttaaataaggtcaaattattttaaaaaaaaatatttaatttaaaaatttaatatctgaccttaaatttaaaaataagataaaatataatcaaatttaaaaaaaagatagataattaagcaaaaagatagatatttactattttcaaattcaaattacactaatatcatgaattaaattaaaaaaattaaataatttaattatgataattagaattgaaataggaatagtaaatgtctaaatacaaaactacacaaaaaatcggaagttaaatccatgaaaaagcatgaaaaaacgaaaacaaaaaaacaaaaaaattgcgagctgtacggacggtatgcattgcatacacgtccgcgcgcgcatgtgAGGAGCTGGGCTGAGAAACCTCGGCGGTAGGGGTGTCACACAGCATTTCCGCGCGCGGACAAGATGCTGTCCGAACACGCGTGTGACCGAGGTGcactcggttccgcgcgcgcGTCGGTGATTCAGCAtccttatcttttttcgaatcttcaaaatatcataactaattcaaattaaatcaaaattgagttctgtaaaaaagtaacttgcttaattttttccatactatccaataaaaataattccagaaacaaaatttcaattatttttcacgaaaattcacaaacatcaatcaatcatcatataacactcaatacaacatgaaaccatccaaaacatcaaacaatcgttttaaagtccaaatttcttgcaagaaaatcaattaccatggctctgaggccagttgttggaaattattttaccaggatcttagatctactcacaagtatgttgtttaacaccctaaatatgaactttctgaaacgataaaataaacacatataaagttaagaaaaccttacattgatgcagcgaaattaatatctccttccactcagatctctaacccttgtatcctttctgtcgcagagtattatcaagatctgagcccgaatgtccttctctttgagtttgatccttcacagtcttccaatctatgattgagtgactacttgttgtgtgtgggcactcactctttcactagggtcgaaatttaggaagaggaaaagagaagagaggggttcggccaaggtatagaaaagggaaggctcagtttttctgaagagagaattttttgtcagaagatgttatgaaagcatgtgttttgactgagcgatcactttctatttataggcaactactaggtttaggttaggaattatttggcattaaaataattaaaatattaatttgaaaaacttaaacaagtggccggccaaggtgtatttaatgggccccacttgattttggagttttaacaaattttatttctattttctcaaaaacgccaattttccaattctaaccttttaaatgccaaaactaattatttaataactaaaatagattattaaacaatattgtcattaaatttaattattaattagacatataaaatccattaataaataaataaacctagaatctcttttctttacaattttgcccctgcttagtgaaaattcacaaattagacatagtctaactttagaattataattgactaattaacgaatcaattattgagtcttacaagcaatatgttctcaactagaatggggaccatcgatctatatgctgagcttccaataagtgaaccgaatttaccaagtaaattcttacttattaattcttcgttgaatccactcttagagcttagaattgcactctgagacttatatagagcatattatatgttccacgatatagatatgctatctcatttaaccattgttataatcttattgtgatcaaagatcctctatatagatgatctacattgagatgggataattttaccgttctcacccctcaatgtattttgccccttaaaacacttagctacatgtaaatggtgtttagtgatctaagaattagtcacttaaacaagagctcatccacttacttctatttgctaagtttcgaagggaatcatcacttgacttctatacaccagtagaagctatagattctatatttatgttcagcactcccacttaatcatactatcatgtacCCAAAATATTCGtgtcaccttgacccaaaagtaggcttaactaataaatcaaagaacatgaatagtactcctgagttgagcctaagcatatcaagatttagattcttttaatcttaagatcaactactgatattaacttggaaagatataacggtaagtttataatatcttaactaagttgcaatatcggtccagtccaatgtatactccatacattcgaaactagtatactttactaatgtcctggaaagaacataacacttactccaagtgtaagtacacatcattgcttattatcacattagtgtaaatccaaaacactgatgaaacagggacttagtcttttgatttatatgatcacaatcacattccactgtgttgacgatactgtaattgtgaataaacatatgatctggatttaactgattttgtgtgtaaatgtaataaacatattaaaccattagcatgtaaaattcatgcaaacattaatcacttcaaatttcttatattgattactaatcagattgtaaagagttttatttagggcataaaacccaacaacattaACAACATTGCTCGTCAAGAAGACAAGAGAGGTGGGCGTCCATATCCTCAATGGCTATTAACTGGATTCCAACAAACCTTGTTGCATTGTGGGTTGGAAGATCTTGAGCTGCAAGGTCATCAATACACTTGGAAAAAGGAAGTGCCACGAATGCATGGATTGAGGTATGCCTTAACAGAGTTCTAATTTCCACAACTTGGAATCAACTATTTAATTCGGCTATTCTTTCTAATTTGGGTTTTGCCACTTCGGACCACTCTCCGTTGTTTCTCAAACCTGTTGTGATTAATAACTTTGCTCCTAGACGTAGATTTCGATTTGAAAATTATTAGCTGAAGGAGCCTCCATGTTTCAAAATTATTCGTGATGTTTGGTCCCAGGAGCAAAATAACATCATCTCTAATAAAATTAACCTGTGTGCCGAGAGGTTATCCAGTTGGGGGAGGAGTTAACTGGCACCCTAAACCACCGTATCAAGACCTATAAGGATGATTTGAAGAAACTTCATGGTTTAAGGGATGCAATTTCAGTTCAGAGATATGctgaaaccaaaaagaaacttTATGATGCAATTGATCAACAGGAGATTTTTTGGAAACAAGCTAAACAATTTTAGTTGAGAGAGGGTGATCAAAATAGCAGCTATTTCCATAAGGCTGCTAGTAGTAGGAAAAAAACAACCAACTTACTCAACTGAGAAATGAACATGGCAATTGGGTTTCATGGGAGCCGTGTTTGCCAATGGTTGTGTCAAACTACTTCCACGAATAATTCAAAGCTTCGGGTAGTGTGTGTGATGAAGTTATTGATTGTGTTCCTAGTGCTGTGACTGATTTGGTGAATTCGAAACTTTATCAACCAATCGAGGATGAAGAGGTTTGAAAATTAGTTTTTCAAATGCATCATGATAAGAGCCCGAGACCTGACGGGATGACTCCTGCTTTCTTTCAAAAATGCTAGCTGATTATGGGAGATGAAGCTGTTAAAAATGTTCGCTGTTTTTTTGAAGATGGGTTACTTGCCGATGGTTGTGGGGATGCTAACGTGGTGCTTATTCCTAAGATGAGAAACCCAGAGCGTATGTCTGATCTTCCTCCTATTGCCTTGTGTAACATCTTGTTCAAGATTACAACAAAAGTCATGGTGAATAGGTTGATCTCTGACAACATTCTTATTTCTTTTGAGGTTTTGTATTACCTTAGGAGGAAGCGTAAGGGTATGGATGGCTTTATGGCTTTAAAACTGGATATAAGCAAAGTGTATGATCGTATTGAATGGGACTTTCTTGAGGCAATGTTACGGGAGTTAGGCTTTGTTGAAAATTAGATTCAGCTTATTATGAAGTGTGCTAAGTCTGCAAGATACTGTGTTACTCATGGTAATAATGAAGTTGGCCCAATCATTCCAACTAGAGGTATAAGACAGGGTGACCCTCTATCACTGTACCTCTTTATTCTTTGTGCTGAATGTTTCACAACCTTGCTTCGAAAGTATGAACAAAAAGGGTGGCTTCATGGATGCAAAGAGGCCAACGGTGCTCTTAGAGTCTCTCACATGCTATTCGCTGATGATAGTTATCTTTACTGTAAGGCCACAGAAGATGAGGCCCTTCGGATCCAAGAAGTGTTACTCAAATTTGAACTTGCCTCGGGTCAAAAAGTGAATTTTTCCAAATCATCTATATTTTTTAGATCTAACACGTTGAGTTCCATGAAAGATAGAATCAACTCTATTTTGGGCATGGTCACGGGTGCTGAAGGTAGTTTGTATTTGGGATTACCTAGTTCAATGGGGAGAAATAAATCAGTTGCTTTGGGTTTCTTGAAAAACAAAGTGAAGAATAGACTTCTTGGTTATGGTACAAAGTTTCTATCAAGGGTGGGCAAGGAGATTTTGATAAAAACGGCGGCGCAAGCACTTCCAAGCTATGCTATGAGTGTATTCTTGATTCCGCAAGAGGTTACAAGAGATATTGAAGGCTTGATGTCAAATTTTTGGTGGCAATCCTCGAGCAACTCTCCTAAAggtatgttgggttttgtgccctaaataaaacccatttcaatataatcagatttactaattaataaagatcagaaatcacattttatgttgcatggttcacatgatttatttcatgattgtttaatgtataaattctattaagtccagaacatatgtatttgttcatgattatagtgtcgtcagcacagtggaataaaatcatgattatatgttcaaaagtttaattccctgatttgtcagttcactggatttagactggcatgataatcagcgataggtatacttacaccttggataagtattatgtcctttccagggcattggcaaagtttaccaggatcggatgtatggagtacacattggaagggaccgatattgatcttagataagatatcataaacttacagttatatctttttaagtcaatatcaatggttgatcttaggtatatggatcttaatcctgacatggttaggttcgatctcaagagtgttatttgtgttctttgatttgttagttaaacctactttttggtctgggtgatacgtacattttgggaacatgatagtacaactgagtgggagcgctaatcatagatatggaatctatagcttctataggtatatagaagtgaaacgatgatctccttagagcttggctgaatagagataaatgattgaggcatcatttcagtaattatattagtttactgaagtatcatttataggtagctaagtgttttaatgataaaatacattgaagggtagaacggtaaatttatccctattcagtgtagatcatctatagaggatcct
Encoded here:
- the LOC115710585 gene encoding uncharacterized protein LOC115710585 is translated as MKCAKSARYCVTHGNNEVGPIIPTRGIRQGDPLSLYLFILCAECFTTLLRKYEQKGWLHGCKEANGALRVSHMLFADDSYLYCKATEDEALRIQEVLLKFELASGQKVNFSKSSIFFRSNTLSSMKDRINSILGMVTGAEGSLYLGLPSSMGRNKSVALGFLKNKVKNRLLGYGTKFLSRVGKEILIKTAAQALPSYAMSVFLIPQEVTRDIEGLMSNFWWQSSSNSPKGWRLLTKPDTLVSGIFKARYYPRGSFFTADIGNNPSYVWRSVLEARQLVLKGVCWTVGDDTSISVLSEPWLPDTQNSFVSSSHPALVGAKVCNLLAMDGSGWDEDVVADLFEQRDQSLILGILGQHDHGRDKLTWIGEIFDFYTVKSAYRMAQEMNGWNTQDTSVLEAFWKKF